Proteins encoded together in one Epinephelus lanceolatus isolate andai-2023 chromosome 4, ASM4190304v1, whole genome shotgun sequence window:
- the sirt2 gene encoding NAD-dependent protein deacetylase sirtuin-2 translates to MSDAAELPKKEEEEEEVTPEPEEQSDDDSSGEEAAGDTEMDFLRNLFSSTLGLGSAEKVLDELTLDGVARYIKSGKCKNIICMVGAGISTSAGIPDFRSPGTGLYANLQKYNLPYPEAIFQIDYFKKHPEPFFALARELYPGQFKPTICHYFIKLLKDKGYLRRCYSQNIDTLERVAGLEGEDLIEAHGTFYTSHCVSFCCRKEYNLDWMKEKIFSDDIPRCDKCSSLVKPDIVFFGENLPVRFFTSMKMDFPRCDLLIVMGTSLQVQPFAGLVGRVSKSCPRLLINMEKAGQADPLFGLLGFGGGMDFDSDKAYRDVAHISTCDEGCLALADLLGWKAELEELVKREHARIDSQEKKEKAGESKGASAKPSSASVAPEPKKEE, encoded by the exons ATGTCTGATGCAGCAG AGCTTcctaaaaaagaagaagaagaggaggaggttaCACCTGAACCAGAg GAACAATCTGACGACGACAGCAGTGGGGAAGAGGCAGCAGGAGACACCGAGA TGGACTTTCTGCGCaacctcttctccagcaccctgggcCTGGGCTCAGCAGAGAAAGTCCTGGATGAGCTGACCCTGGACGGGGTGGCGCGATACATAAAGAGCGGCAAAT GTAAAAACATCATCTGCATGGTTGGAGCAGGAATATCCACAT CGGCTGGGATCCCTGATTTCCGCTCACCAGGAACTGGCCTGTATGCAAACCTGCAAAAATACAACCTGCCTTACCCAGAGGCCATCTTTCAGATAGATTACTTCAAG AAACATCCAGAACCTTTCTTCGCCTTGGCCAGGGAGCTCTACCCAGGGCAGTTTAAG CCCACAATCTGTCACTACTTCATAAAGCTGCTGAAGGACAAGGGGTACCTGAGACGCTGCTACTCACAG AACATTGACACCCTGGAGCGCGTGGCCGGGCTCGAGGGAGAGGATCTAATTGAAGCTCATGGAACGTTCTACACGTCCCACTGTGTCAGCTTCTGTTGCCGCAAAGAGTACAACCTGGACTGGATGAAAG AGAAAATCTTTTCTGATGACATCCCCAGATGTGATAAGTGCAGCAGTTTGGTCAAGCCAG ATATCGTCTTCTTTGGAGAGAACCTACCTGTCCGATTCTTCACCTCAATGAAGATG GACTTCCCTCGCTGTGACCTTCTCATCGTCATGGGGACGTCTCTGCAGGTCCAGCCATTTGCAGGCCTAGTCGGCAG GGTTTCAAAGAGCTGCCCCAGACTGCTCATTAACATGGAGAAGGCAGGGCAG GCTGATCCTCTGTTTGGGTTGCTGGGTTTTGGAGGAGGGATGGACTTTGACTCAGACAAGGCATACAG aGATGTAGCTCACATCAGCACATGTGACGAAGGCTGTTTGGCTCTAGCTGATCTGTTGGGATGGAAG GCGGAGCTGGAGGAGTTGGTGAAGCGGGAGCACGCCAGGATCGACAGtcaggaaaagaaagagaaggcGGGCGAGAGCAAAGGAGCCTCAGCCAAGCCGAGCTCTGCATCAGTGGCACCAGAGCCCAAAAAGGAAGAGTAA
- the dmac2 gene encoding distal membrane-arm assembly complex protein 2, translating to MAATMMSLHRCCQRSALLLVAQRRCSSSSVSPPPLHTRLLLYLTQRFYDVEMLLSWGSKMKMRGIQKKNAFFGYTQTFYGSDIASAYYILSLKGGFRFVGQSEWFRADKRGKFSWAFLDHKNTPLEEVDMNYTVINYTGLGNLEGQNCLRTLSLRGCPEVDDWFLARLHMFQDSLEELDISHCPHITTGGLAALRNLKGLRRLDVSSLPGISHPGLVIILLEEMLPQCQITATGYNHSLMQEGEGKEEHMEGQR from the exons ATGGCTGCCACTATGATG TCTCTACACAGATGTTGCCAGCGGTCGGCGCTCCTCCTTGTTGCCCAGCGACGGTGCAGCTCCAGCTCAGTGTCTCCCCCTCCTCTGCACACAAGGCTCCTCCTCTACCTCACTCAGCGTTTCTATGATGTGGAGATGCTCCTGAGCTGGGGGTCTAAGATGAAGATGAGGGGGATTCAGAAGAAGAATGc TTTCTTTGGCTACACTCAGACGTTTTATGGTTCAGACATAGCATCAGCGTATTACATCTTGAGTCTAAAGGGAGGATTTAG GTTTGTCGGCCAATCAGAGTGGTTTCGTGCAGACAAGAGGGGCAAGTTCAGTTGGGCCTTCTTGGATCACAAAAACACACCCCTAGAGGAAGTAGACATGAACTACACAGTGATCAACTACACAGGACTGGGGAACCTGG AGGGTCAGAATTGTTTGCGGACTCTGTCATTACGAGGTTGTCCTGAAGTGGACGACTGGTTCCTGGCCAGGCTCCACATGTTTCAGGACTCTCTGGAGGAACTGGACATCTCTCACTGTCCACACATCACTACAGGTGGCCTGGCTGCACTCAGGAATCTCAA AGGGCTGCGGCGTCTAGACGTGTCATCCCTCCCTGGGATTTCGCATCCTGGGTTGGTCATCATCCTGCTGGAGGAGATGCTACCACAGTGCCAGATCACTGCTACTGGCTACAACCACAGCCTGATGCAGGAAGGAGAGGGGAAGGAGGAGCATATGGAAGGGCAAAGGTAG